Proteins encoded in a region of the Synechococcus sp. BIOS-U3-1 genome:
- a CDS encoding ATP-dependent 6-phosphofructokinase — MLSREAIARLGATIIEELVAYENVLNNPTTFDFRIEELGENQYSNPSNNAVFIDNTERIIFSSQLKNLKHQLETCAEVLSFEKAGARRKIFHNPESTQAAIITCGGLCPGLNNVIKGLVNILEQDYGVKNILGIRYGYKGLTKASTYPPIQLNSLIVDQIHKQGGTILGSSRGSQDPEEMVDMLQAKGINLLFCIGGDGTLKGAQAIAEAAISRQANISIVGVPKTIDNDLGFVEKTFGFETSVQTASEIITSAQHEAEGAENGIGIVKLMGRDSGFITATASLANSVVDYCLIPETPFQIGGPNGICTAIQRRLEQKNHAVIVVAEGAGQELFASNESKIDASGNILKEDIGELLKEELTAHFKQHNMTINIKYLDPSYHIRSVAANASDAVFCQLLAEYAVHAGMSGKTNLVIGYWNNFFTHVPIHLATKERRMVDLDSALWRGVMSATHQEK, encoded by the coding sequence TTGCTGAGTCGAGAAGCAATTGCCAGATTAGGAGCAACCATCATTGAAGAACTCGTGGCATACGAAAACGTTCTTAATAACCCGACTACATTCGATTTTCGAATCGAAGAGCTTGGTGAAAACCAATACTCCAATCCCAGCAACAATGCAGTTTTTATTGACAATACGGAGCGCATAATCTTTTCGAGCCAACTCAAAAACCTGAAGCATCAACTGGAAACATGTGCAGAAGTACTCTCATTTGAAAAAGCAGGCGCCCGTCGAAAAATTTTTCACAATCCAGAATCAACCCAAGCCGCCATCATTACATGCGGAGGCCTCTGCCCAGGGCTAAATAATGTCATCAAAGGATTGGTCAATATTCTCGAGCAGGATTACGGAGTCAAAAACATTCTTGGCATCCGCTATGGATACAAAGGACTCACGAAGGCATCAACTTATCCACCAATCCAACTCAATTCTCTGATCGTCGATCAGATCCATAAACAGGGCGGAACCATCCTTGGATCATCTAGAGGGAGTCAGGATCCAGAAGAAATGGTGGACATGCTCCAGGCAAAAGGAATCAATCTTCTATTTTGCATTGGCGGCGATGGAACTTTAAAGGGTGCTCAGGCGATTGCGGAAGCCGCAATCAGTCGCCAAGCGAACATCAGCATTGTCGGTGTACCTAAAACCATTGACAACGATCTCGGCTTTGTCGAGAAAACCTTCGGCTTTGAAACCTCAGTACAAACAGCATCGGAAATCATCACATCAGCCCAACACGAAGCAGAAGGAGCTGAAAACGGCATCGGCATCGTGAAGTTAATGGGACGAGACTCAGGCTTCATCACTGCCACGGCATCTCTCGCAAACTCTGTAGTTGATTACTGCCTAATCCCAGAAACCCCTTTTCAAATCGGCGGCCCGAACGGGATCTGCACGGCTATTCAACGAAGGCTTGAACAAAAAAACCATGCCGTGATTGTCGTTGCAGAAGGAGCAGGACAGGAACTCTTTGCTAGCAACGAAAGCAAGATTGATGCTTCCGGAAACATCCTTAAAGAGGATATCGGAGAATTGCTCAAAGAAGAGCTGACAGCTCACTTCAAGCAACACAACATGACGATCAACATCAAGTATCTTGACCCGAGCTACCACATACGAAGCGTTGCAGCCAATGCATCGGATGCTGTTTTTTGTCAGCTACTTGCCGAATATGCCGTCCATGCAGGAATGAGCGGGAAAACGAATCTTGTCATTGGTTACTGGAACAATTTCTTCACCCACGTCCCTATTCATCTAGCCACAAAAGAAAGGCGAATGGTTGATCTTGATAGCGCGCTATGGCGCGGCGTCATGAGCGCAACTCATCAAGAGAAATAA